The uncultured Tolumonas sp. DNA window ACTGACCCCTGAAGAACTGAAAGCCAAAGTACCGGTTTCTGAAGATACATTGTCCTTTATCGCCGATGCACGTCGCCAGATCGCCGATATCGTACATCATCAAGATCACCGTTTGCTGGTTATCTGTGGTCCTTGTTCAATCCATGATATGGATGCCGCTAAAGACTATGCGACACGTCTGAAAGCGCTGCATGATAAATATTCTGACACTCTGTATATCGTGATGCGTGTTTACTTTGAAAAACCACGTACGACTGTTGGTTGGAAAGGATTTATTAACGATCCGAATATCGATGGTACCTTCGATATTGAACTGGGTCTGCAGAAAGCACGTGAACTGCTAAGCTGGTTGGGTGAGCTGCGTCTGCCGTTGGCAACGGAAGCATTAGATCCTATCAGCCCACAATATCTGGCCGATCTGTTCAGCTGGTCAGCGATCGGTGCACGTACTACCGAGTCACAGACGCACCGTGAAATGGCATCAGGTCTGTCAATGCCAGTTGGTTTTAAAAACGGGACTGACGGTAATCTGGATACTGCTATCAATGCATTGAAAGCGGCTTCGTCTTCTCATACCTTCATGGGGATCAACCAGCAGGGTCAGGTGGCATTATTACAGACCCAAGGTAACCCGGATGGTCATGTGATTTTACGTGGCGGTAAACAGCCAAATTATGATTCAGTTAATGTTGCTTTAGCAGAACAAGAGTTGGCAAAAGCGAAACTGCCGGCCAGTCTGGTTGTTGACTGCAGCCATGGTAATTCAAATAAAAACCATCGCTTACAGCCACTGGTTGCTGAAAACGTCATTCGCCAGATCCAGGATGGTAACAAATCGATTATTGGGATCATGCTGGAATCCAACATTGGTGAAGGCGCTCAATCAAGTGAGCAGCCAAAATGTGATATGACCTACGGTGTATCGATCACTGATGCTTGTATCGACTGGCATGCTACTGAAAAATTGCTGGCCGGTTGCTTTGAAGAGCTGAAAGAGCCGTTGAAAGATCGACTCTGAACCTGAACACAATGCATAATGTACTCCGGCCCGATGGCCGGAGTTTTTTTAATGGAAGCACACGGATGAATGAAGAGCTGAATGCGTTGCGTGATCAAATCGATCATGTTGATAAGCAACTGGTTGATCTTCTGGCACAACGTCTGAAATTGGTTGCCGGAGTAGGGGAAGTTAAAAGCCGATACGGTATACCTGTTTATGCCCCCGATCGTGAAGCTGCTATGCTGGCCAGCCGCCGGGCAGAAGCTGAATCGGTTGGTATTCCCGCTGATCTGATTGAAGATGTTTTGCGCCGTGTTATGCGTGAATCATACAGCAGTGAAAACGATTCTGGTTTCAAATGTGTAAAACCAGATTTACGCCGTATTGTTGTGGTGGGTGGTAACGGTCAGTTGGGTCGGCTGTTTGTTCAGATGTTTCGTCTTTCTGGTTATCAAGTTGATGTGCTGGAAAAAAATGATTGGGCACAAGCCGATACCTTGTTATCTGATGCTAGTTTGGTATTAGTGGCTGTACCAATCGACATCTCTTGTCAGATTATTGATCAACTGAATAATTTGCCAGCTGATTGCCTGCTCGTCGATATTACCAGTATTAAACAAAAACCATTAGAGCACATGCTGGCTGTACATGCGGGCCCGGTGCTGGGTTTGCATCCGATGTTTGGCCCGGATATCACCAGTTTGGCGAAACAGGTTATTGTTTGTTGCGATGGCCGGGGAGCCGAGCAATATCAGTGGTTACTGGAACAGATGCAGATCTGGGGTGCTCGTCTACAAAACGTTACGGCAAAAGAGCACGACGATGCCATGAGTTTTATTCAGGCATTACGTCATTTCACGACTTATGCCTATGGTTATCATTTGTTTGAGGAAAAAGCAGATATCAAATGTCTGCTGGCGTTAAGTTCCCCGATCTATCGTTTGGAATTGGCTATGGTTGGGCGTCTGTTTGCACAAGATCCGGCATTGTATGCAGATATCATTCTTTCCTCTGAGCAAAATCTGGTGCTGATCCGTCGTTATCATCAACGGATGGGCGAAGCGATCCAGCGGTTGGAGAAGGGCGATCGACAAGCCTTTATTTCTCATTTTGAGGAAGTCTCGGCCTACTTCGGTGATTACGCACAACAATTCCTGAAAGAGAGTAAACAATTGTTGGCGCAGGCAAGTGACCGTCGTCATCACGATTAACATACAGCATGATCCAAAAAGATAAGGCCAGCTATCTGGCTGGCCTTATCTTTAATGCAATTTATTCAGAAATCGCATCGTTACACTGAAAATGGTTACATTTTAATATTATGTTCGCGGTAATAACGTGCTGCACCTGGGTGTAGTGGCACAGTTAAACCGACATGCGTCATATTTTCGGGGTTTAACCCTTTAAGTGCCGGATGACTTCTCTCCAGCTGCTCCAGATTTTCCATCGCAGCTTTAACAACCTGATAGGCAGTTTCATCGTCAAGCTTATCGGTGGTTAACAAAGTAGCTGTAACACCAATAGTCGCAGTGTCGGTGTCGTTATCACGGTATAAACCACCAGGAATAGTGGCAGCACTATACTCAGGATGAGCTTTCAATATGCTGGCAATTTGTTCCGGTGGAAGTGGCAACAACTTGGCATCACAGCTATTGGTGGCTTCTCTGATAGCACCGTTAGGATGTCCGGCGACATAAACAAAAGCGTCAATTTGGTTGTCACACAATGCTTGAGCCCGTTCGTCAGCATGTAAACCAGAGATTTGCGAAAAATCCGTTTGTTTCCAGTTTAGCTGTTGCATGAGTAATTCCATCGTGGCTCGTTCACCAGAACCAGGATTTCCGATATCAACGCGTTTACTGACCAGATCTGAAAGCTGAGAAATATGGCTATCTTCCCGAACGACTAAAGTGAATGCTTCGGAATAAAGACTAAATAAAGCTCTTAACTGAGGCATTGGACCACTTTGCGCAAATTCAGTAGCCCCGGTGAAAGCATGTTGCTCAATGTCTGACTGAACAATAGCTAAGGGTACTTCGTTATTACGAAGTTTTTGAATATTAGCAATAGAACCTTCACTGGTTGTCACCGAACAACGTAGCTGGTGTTGTTTCTGACTCTTATTCAGCAATCTGCAGATCGCTCCGCCGGCTGGATAGTAAACACCAGAAACACTTCCAGTTGAAATCGTAAGATTAACCGGAGCAGCAGCGAAAGCACTGCTGCTGATTCCTAATGTCAGACACATCCATGTCAGTGCGTTTGTCAAACGTACGCTAAAGAAACGCATGCAAGACATAGTTTTTCCTGTAGTTGTGTATAGTGTGCAAGGGAGGATTATCCCTGTTTTACTGCTGAACTACCAGCCGTGCCGTTTGAATCACTTTTACCATTCGATCCAACGCCTTTTGCAGCAGCTCGCGGCTGCAGCCAAAATTCAAGCGAACAAATCGTTTGTCGCCAAACTGAGCACCAGGGGATAAACCAACACCGCCTGCTTCAAAAGTAGCAATAGGATCATCAAGTTGCAGACCAGAAACATCAATCCATGCTAAATATGTCGCTTCCAGTTTAGCGATTTTGATCCCTGATAATTGACCCAACGTGCTGGCAACTAAGTCTCGGTTTCCGCGCAAATAATCCAGCTGTGTTTGTAACCACGCTTCACCATGTTCATACGCTGCTTCTGCAGCGACCAGACCGATCAAGTTATTATCGGCCATTAACCCACGCATGGCTTGTTGAAGTTTAAAACGCAAACGGTTATCCGGAATGATTGCAAAAGAGCTGCATAAACCAGCGATATTAAATGTTTTGCTTGGCGCCATTAACACAGCACTACGTGCTGCAGCTTCGGGTGATAATGAAGCAAAAGGAATATGCTTCACATTGGGTTCCAGAAGTAAGTCGCAATGAATTTCATCTGAAATCACCACGAGGTCATTTCGAAGAGCAATATCTGCAATTCGGGTTAATTCTTCGCGGGTAAAGACGGTACCGCCAGGGTTATGCGGGTTGCAGAGCAGTAACACATCAGCCGTTTTAGCTTGTTGTTCAAACGTGTCAAAATCAGGTAACCAGCGGTCATTAACCAACTGCATCGGCAGCAGACTGACTGGGCGATCGTTATATTCCGGCGCATGCAGAAACGGGTAATAGACCGGATTGGGTGTGATAACATGCTGTTCTGGACGGCACCATGCTTTGATACCAAAGTTCAGACCAGGCACAACACCGGGCATGAACAGCAGCCATTCCGGTTCAATTTTCCAGCCATAGCGTTGCTGCATCCGTTCGATAATCAGTTCAATGAGGCGAGGGGACGGGCGACTATAGCCGAATACGCCGTGAGCAATGCGCAGTTGCAAAGCATCAATAACACCTTGTGGTGCCATAAAGTCGGTATCGGCGACCCATAATGGAATAACATCCTGGTCTTTATATTTATTCCATTTCAGACTGTTTGTGCCGCGGCGATCAATCTGCTTATCGAAATCAAACATGCTGCATCCCTGTGATTGTTATCGAATTCAAAGAATGGTCACTCTAGGGGGAATCAATAAGTGGTGCAAGAGGAAATGAAAAGCGAATGAAACGGATATTACCTTCTTTTTTACAAAACGCAGTTGAACTGAGTTTTATGGGCGTAACTTTCCTTACTGGGTTAGCGATTGCATTTTTGGTTCCCGTCTTGAGTCTGTTTTTGAGTGATGAATTGCATGTGCGTCCATTATTGGTTGGTGCATTTTTTACTACCAACGCGGTTATGGGGATCATCATCGGGCAATTATTAGCGAATTACTCTGACAAAATGCGCAGCCGTAAATCGTTGATTACAGTCTGTGGTATAGCGGGGGTTATTGGTAGTTTGCTCTATGCTTTTGATCGTCATTATGCTGTATTAGCCAGTATGGGTATCGTGCTGATGAGTTTTTGTGGTTCGATCACACCGCAGCTGTATGCATTAGCGCGCGAATATACCGATGCTAAAAATAAACAAGCAGTAACCTTTAGTACCGTCATGCGCGCACAGTTTTCATTAGCCTGGGTGATTGGCCCACCGCTCGCATTTTTCATTGTTGCGCATTTTGATTTCACGCGGCTGTTTTGCGGTGTGGCTGTTTTGTATTTGTTGTGCGTCTGGGTTGTTGCACGTTACTTACCGGTAATACCAAGAAAACAAACGCCCACAGACCCGATGTCTGGCAGTATTTGGCAAAATTCGCGCTTATGTTTGTTGTTTCTGAGTTCATTCTTATTGTGGACATGTAACAGCATGTATTTGATTACTATGCCACTTTATATCGGGAAGGCATTACATTGGTCGCAGGGGTTGGCAGGGTGGCTGATGGGGTTAGCGGCAGGGTTGGAGATCCCGGTGATGCTGCTTGCCGGACGCTACAGTGCGCGCCTTGGTAATCGCAAGTTATTGTTGATCTCAGCGATATCAGCAGTCGCTTTTTATCTGTTGTTATTGCTATCACAACAGCAATTATGGCTGTTTCTGGCGCAGATACTGAATGCACTGTTTATAGGCATTTTAGCAGGCATCGGTATGACTTGTTTTCAGGATCTGTTACCCGGTCACCCAGGACAGGCTTCAACGTTATTTAGTAACAGTATTCGTTGTGGCGGCATTGTTGCCGGTATGCTGGCAGGAACCATTACTGAATGGTTCCATTTTCAAGGTGTGTTTATCTGTGCATTGATTTTGTCAATTTTTGCCATGCTGTCTGTATGGCGGATCAGCACGTTGTAGACATTAAATCGACGGTGAACTGATCTCAATTGCGGTCGATTTTTTATTATTTTGCCAGTAAGCCGCCGTCAGTGGGTGTGACAAACGCAGACACTCCAGCAAACAATTCGCACTTGGGCCCAGACGTTCGGGAGCAGGAACAACCAAGTGCGTGAAAATTTTTCGTTCATTTCCTTCACGTAATGGCAGACGATGCAATTGCTGACGCTGGATAAAACCCTCTACGAGATGCAACGGCAACCAGGCAAAGCCCATTCCTGCCAGCAGGATCTCTATGGCTTCGTGCATGCTGGTTACGGTCCAGCGTTGTTCGGCTTTCAGCCAGCCCGTCAATTTCTTTCGGATTTTTTGCGGTATCCCGAATCACAATTTGCAGTTGTTGGGTCAATTCATCGGCACTGAGCATTCTTGCTTCTAATGCTAACGGATGTTGTGGATGACAAACAGCGACAAACGTTACTTCTGCTAATGGCTCGGCCAGAAATCCCTTCGGAACATGGCCACAAATCACGATATCGGCTTTTTGCTCACGGATGAATTCTTCTGTGCCACTCAAAACCGTATCAAACATCTGTAAATGAGTACCGCGGGATAGCGGATAGTAATTCTGCAAGGCGCGATTGAGTGGCCGCCGCGGATGGGCTATTTCTACAGCAAAGCGAATTTCCGCTTCCCAGCCTTGATGAATGTTGTGGGCCAGCAGCTCTAATTCCTGCATTTGCTGATTCATGAGTTTGGCCCGACGCAAAAACATATCGCCCGCATCGGTCAGATAGGCTTTACGTCCTCTGACTTCCAGTAAAGCCACACCCAGCGTTTGTTGTAATTTGGCAATAGCATGATTCAGAGATGACTGGCTTTTATTCAGTTTTTCTGCTGCCTGAGCATAACCGCCGTGTTCGACGACTGCCTGAAAGATACGCCACTGCTCGAGTGTGCTTTTTGGACGAAACATTCCATCGTCTCCAATAATTATCGCTATTTCTAAGCCAATCATGCGGAAGTAGTGATTTTGTCTGCTGGTCTAACCGCGTAGAATGCAGCAGTTTTACATTTTCAGGAGAGCATGAATGGCATTTATTTATGATTATGGTTTATTTGCTGTAAAGAGTATCACACTTGTTCTGGTCATTGCCTTGGGTGTGATCGCTATCGTATCTGCAATTGCTCGTCACAAGACCCGCCGTGGTGAATTGGATATTACAGACCTTTCCGCTGACTATCAGCAGAACAAAGTGCATTTGACCGAAGCATTACTCAATAAAGAACAACGTAAAGAGTATGCCAAGCAGCAGAAGAAAGAACTTAAAGCGAAGAAAAAAAATGCGCCGGATACCAATAAACCACGTCTGTTCCTGATCGATTTTAAAGGTGGAATGGATGCAAAGGAAGTGTCGTCACTGCGTGAAGAAATCACCGCTGTGTTAACCATGGCGAAAAGTGAAGATGAAGTGCTGGTTCGGGTGGAATCGGGTGGTGGTGTTGTGCACGGTTATGGCTTGGGGGCTTCGCAGTTACAACGCATTCGTGACCGCGGGTTATTTTTTGACTGTGGCCATCGACAAAGTAGCTGCCAGTGGCGGTTATATGATGGCGTGTGTAGCACAAAAAATTATCGCAGCCCCCTTTGCCATTGTCGGTTCTATCGGCGTTGTCGCGCAGATGCCGAATTTTAACCGCTTGTTAAAAAAACACGATGTAGATATCGAATTGCACACGGCAGGTCAGTTCAAACGTACCTTGACTATTTTTGGTGAGAACGACGACAAAGCACGCGAGAAATTCCGTGAAGAGCTGGAAACCGTTCATCAGCAATTTAAACAGTTCGTTAGCGAACATCGCCCGCGTATGGATATTGATCAAATTGCGACCGGTGAACATTGGTTGGCTGCAGAAGCGAAAAAATTAGGTGTGGTCGATGAGCTGCGTACCAGTGACGATTACTTGCTGTCTCAGTTTGATCAAAAGCAGGTGATTAAAGTGACTTATCAAGCGAAAAAAGGTCTGGCGGATCGTTTCTCGAACGCAGCTTCATTAGCTGTCGAAAAAGCCGTTTATCGTATCATTGAGACCTGTAAGATCCCTTTTTAGTGTTCAAGAATGAGAATTTTGCCGTTTAAATGTAAATAAAAGTTGATTATCACTGAAGCTCCAACCATTTTATAAAAAGAAGAGACTTCGCCTGATTCAGGCGAAGCTATAAACATTGCTTAATTTTTGCGTGCTAATAAGGAAACCGTCGGTCATATGGGCAAAGCACTGGTCATTGTAGAGTCCCCGGCAAAAGCCAAAACTATCAACAAATATCTGGGTAAAGACTTCGTCGTCAAATCCAGTGTTGGTCATGTGCGCGATCTGCCAACAAGTGGTAGCGCATCAACTGCAGCTGATAAAAAGGAAGGCGCAAAAAAAGGCGTTCGTCTTGATGCCGCGGATAAAGCGAAAAAAGAGTACTCTTCGCTGGTTTCCCGCATGGGGATCGATCCGGAACATGGCTGGAAAGCCCGTTATGAAATACTTCCCGGCAAAGAAAAAGTCGTTGCTGAACTTCGCGCATTAGCGGCACAAGCTGACACCATCTATCTCGCAACCGACTTGGATAGAGAAGGGGAAGCGATTGCCTGGCATCTGCGTGAACTGATCGGCGGTGATGAGTCACGCTTCAAACGAGTGGTGTTTAACGAAATTACCAAAACAGCAATCCAGGAAGCCTTCTCTCATCCTGGTCTGTTGAATATTGAACGCGTTAATGCGCAGCAAGCACGTCGTTTCCTCGACCGCGTGGTGGGGTATATGGTTTCCCCATTACTGTGGAAGAAAATTGCACGTGGCCTTTCTGCGGGCCGGGTGCAATCGGTAGCCCTGCGTTTGATTGTTGAAAAAGAGCGTGAAATTAAAGCCTTTGTGCCGGAAGAGTACTGGGATATTCATGCAGATACACAAACCCCTGCTCGTGAAGCTCTGCGTCTGCAGGTTACCTCGCAGCAGGGCAAATCGTTCGATCCGAAGAACGAACAGCAAGCCATGGCTGCTGTACAGGCATTAAAAAATGCTGCCTATACAGTGCGTGATCGCGAAGATAAACCGACCAGCAGCAAACCTTCTGCACCATTCATTACTTCTACCTTACAACAAGCGGCCAGTACACGGCTGAGTTTTGGTGTGAAGAAGACCATGATGATGGCGCAGCGTTTGTACGAAGCAGGTCACATTACCTATATGCGTACTGACTCTACCAACTTGAGTCAGGAAGCGGTGGTTGCGGTTCGTGACTATATCGAACAGCAATTCGGTAAAAAATATCTGCCGAAAGATCCGCTGACGTATGGTTCGAAAGCCAATGCACAGGAAGCACACGAAGCGATCCGTCCATCAAACGTTGAAGTGAAAGCCGACGCGTTAAAAGATATGGAAGCGGATGCTGTTCGTTTGTACGACCTGATCTGGCGCCAGTTTGTGGCCTGTCAGATGACACCGGCTCAATATGACACCAGCACATTGACCGTGACTGCCGCTGATTTCGAATTGAAAGCCAAAGGCCGTATTTTACGTTTTGCCGGTTGGACTAAAGCATTACCACCAATGG harbors:
- a CDS encoding PatB family C-S lyase: MFDFDKQIDRRGTNSLKWNKYKDQDVIPLWVADTDFMAPQGVIDALQLRIAHGVFGYSRPSPRLIELIIERMQQRYGWKIEPEWLLFMPGVVPGLNFGIKAWCRPEQHVITPNPVYYPFLHAPEYNDRPVSLLPMQLVNDRWLPDFDTFEQQAKTADVLLLCNPHNPGGTVFTREELTRIADIALRNDLVVISDEIHCDLLLEPNVKHIPFASLSPEAAARSAVLMAPSKTFNIAGLCSSFAIIPDNRLRFKLQQAMRGLMADNNLIGLVAAEAAYEHGEAWLQTQLDYLRGNRDLVASTLGQLSGIKIAKLEATYLAWIDVSGLQLDDPIATFEAGGVGLSPGAQFGDKRFVRLNFGCSRELLQKALDRMVKVIQTARLVVQQ
- a CDS encoding sugar efflux transporter, producing MKRILPSFLQNAVELSFMGVTFLTGLAIAFLVPVLSLFLSDELHVRPLLVGAFFTTNAVMGIIIGQLLANYSDKMRSRKSLITVCGIAGVIGSLLYAFDRHYAVLASMGIVLMSFCGSITPQLYALAREYTDAKNKQAVTFSTVMRAQFSLAWVIGPPLAFFIVAHFDFTRLFCGVAVLYLLCVWVVARYLPVIPRKQTPTDPMSGSIWQNSRLCLLFLSSFLLWTCNSMYLITMPLYIGKALHWSQGLAGWLMGLAAGLEIPVMLLAGRYSARLGNRKLLLISAISAVAFYLLLLLSQQQLWLFLAQILNALFIGILAGIGMTCFQDLLPGHPGQASTLFSNSIRCGGIVAGMLAGTITEWFHFQGVFICALILSIFAMLSVWRISTL
- a CDS encoding TAXI family TRAP transporter solute-binding subunit, which encodes MSCMRFFSVRLTNALTWMCLTLGISSSAFAAAPVNLTISTGSVSGVYYPAGGAICRLLNKSQKQHQLRCSVTTSEGSIANIQKLRNNEVPLAIVQSDIEQHAFTGATEFAQSGPMPQLRALFSLYSEAFTLVVREDSHISQLSDLVSKRVDIGNPGSGERATMELLMQQLNWKQTDFSQISGLHADERAQALCDNQIDAFVYVAGHPNGAIREATNSCDAKLLPLPPEQIASILKAHPEYSAATIPGGLYRDNDTDTATIGVTATLLTTDKLDDETAYQVVKAAMENLEQLERSHPALKGLNPENMTHVGLTVPLHPGAARYYREHNIKM
- a CDS encoding 3-deoxy-7-phosphoheptulonate synthase; translated protein: MQKDSLNNVHIQSEKVLLTPEELKAKVPVSEDTLSFIADARRQIADIVHHQDHRLLVICGPCSIHDMDAAKDYATRLKALHDKYSDTLYIVMRVYFEKPRTTVGWKGFINDPNIDGTFDIELGLQKARELLSWLGELRLPLATEALDPISPQYLADLFSWSAIGARTTESQTHREMASGLSMPVGFKNGTDGNLDTAINALKAASSSHTFMGINQQGQVALLQTQGNPDGHVILRGGKQPNYDSVNVALAEQELAKAKLPASLVVDCSHGNSNKNHRLQPLVAENVIRQIQDGNKSIIGIMLESNIGEGAQSSEQPKCDMTYGVSITDACIDWHATEKLLAGCFEELKEPLKDRL
- the topA gene encoding type I DNA topoisomerase, with the protein product MGKALVIVESPAKAKTINKYLGKDFVVKSSVGHVRDLPTSGSASTAADKKEGAKKGVRLDAADKAKKEYSSLVSRMGIDPEHGWKARYEILPGKEKVVAELRALAAQADTIYLATDLDREGEAIAWHLRELIGGDESRFKRVVFNEITKTAIQEAFSHPGLLNIERVNAQQARRFLDRVVGYMVSPLLWKKIARGLSAGRVQSVALRLIVEKEREIKAFVPEEYWDIHADTQTPAREALRLQVTSQQGKSFDPKNEQQAMAAVQALKNAAYTVRDREDKPTSSKPSAPFITSTLQQAASTRLSFGVKKTMMMAQRLYEAGHITYMRTDSTNLSQEAVVAVRDYIEQQFGKKYLPKDPLTYGSKANAQEAHEAIRPSNVEVKADALKDMEADAVRLYDLIWRQFVACQMTPAQYDTSTLTVTAADFELKAKGRILRFAGWTKALPPMGRKGDDIELPNVSAGDVLQLVKLDPKQHFTKPPARFTEAALVKELEKRGIGRPSTYASIISTIQDRGYVKVEARRFYAEKMGEIVTDRLVESFTDLMSYDFTAQMESSLDNIAQGNLDWHKQLDSFYSEFKADLQKAEGDMGGMRSNQVVLIDIDCPTCGRKMGIRT
- the tyrA gene encoding bifunctional chorismate mutase/prephenate dehydrogenase: MNEELNALRDQIDHVDKQLVDLLAQRLKLVAGVGEVKSRYGIPVYAPDREAAMLASRRAEAESVGIPADLIEDVLRRVMRESYSSENDSGFKCVKPDLRRIVVVGGNGQLGRLFVQMFRLSGYQVDVLEKNDWAQADTLLSDASLVLVAVPIDISCQIIDQLNNLPADCLLVDITSIKQKPLEHMLAVHAGPVLGLHPMFGPDITSLAKQVIVCCDGRGAEQYQWLLEQMQIWGARLQNVTAKEHDDAMSFIQALRHFTTYAYGYHLFEEKADIKCLLALSSPIYRLELAMVGRLFAQDPALYADIILSSEQNLVLIRRYHQRMGEAIQRLEKGDRQAFISHFEEVSAYFGDYAQQFLKESKQLLAQASDRRHHD